The nucleotide window GATGGCCAACGGGGCCGACATCGGGCGCCTGCGGGGGGACTGCCCCGAGTGCCCGCCCGGGGACCCGCTGCTCGACCGCAGCCGCCTGTCGGCTTCGGGGGCCTCGAGCCGCCAGGCGGTCGACGTGGTCACTCCCACCCTCGGGGACTTCATCGTCGAGCTCCACGGCCGGGAGATCGCCGGGCGGACGCTGGAGACGGCCCGGGTGGTCGAGCGGGGCGACCAGCCCCGGCGCGAGCCCATCGCCCAGGTCCGCTTCGCCAAGCTCGACCTGGTGGAGCGGGTGCTGCACGCCACGTCGAACCCCTCGGTGGCCCTGCTCCTGCTCGTCCTGGGCCTGCTGCTGATCCTCTTCGAGTTCTACTCCGTGGGGGTTGGCCTGGCCGGGCTGACGGGCGCGGCCTGCGTGGTCATGAGCGCCTACGGCCTAGGGGCCCTGGGGGCCACACCTCTCGGCCTGGCCCTGGTGGCCATCGGCGTGTTCGGTTTCGCCGTCGACGTGCAGGCGGGCGCGCCCCGGGTGTGGACGGCCATCGGTACCGTCAGCCTCCTGGCTGGTTCCTGGTGGATCTTCCCCGCGGACCGGCGGGTGCCCGTGCTGGCCCTGATCGCCATCGTCGCGGGCACCGTTTTGTTCGCCGTGCGGGGGATGGCCTCGATGGTCCGCTCCCGCTTCTCGACGCCCACCATCGGGCGGGAATCGATGATCGGCGAGGCGGCGGTGGCCACGACGGCCATCAACCCCGAAGGCATGGTCGGGCTCCGGGGGGCCTTGTGGCGGGCCAGGGTAAGCCGGGTTACCCCCATCGAGCCCGGGGACCGGGTCAAGGTGGTCGCCATTGACGGTCTCGTGCTCGAGGTTGCCCCCGACGAGCGCCCCCCGGAGCCGACCGCTACGTAGGGCGTTGAAGCATCCGCGAGCGGTGACGCCCGCACCTACCTGCGGCGATGCCCAAAAAGAACCCCTTGTAGAGGGCCGTTCACGGCGGTAACTTTCCTTGACCGGACCGAGGGGGCCAGTTGAGAAGCCAGAGGGCCGAAGAGCTATGGCAAGAGCGCGCCGCTTGTAAAGGGCCGCAGGCCGAAGTCTTCTTCCCACCGCCGCATCTTGAGCGAAAGGACGAGCGGGAGCTGCGGGAGCGGCGCGCCAAGGCGATCTGCGCCACGTGCCCGGTCCGCCGTCCCTGCCTCGACTACGCGCTCCGTATCCGCGAGCCGCACGGCATCTGGGGCGGTCTCAACGAGCTC belongs to Actinomycetota bacterium and includes:
- a CDS encoding NfeD family protein, giving the protein MIIALLLGMVLAMPGAAAQSTTTPAGAPATDLPAGPPPPPVDVIQVSGRIDGIVADFIERSVESSARDGSQALVIQLDTPGSVLSDGRMDRLLERLRASAVPVMVWVGPSGSRAYGQPVRLLRVAAVSGMANGADIGRLRGDCPECPPGDPLLDRSRLSASGASSRQAVDVVTPTLGDFIVELHGREIAGRTLETARVVERGDQPRREPIAQVRFAKLDLVERVLHATSNPSVALLLLVLGLLLILFEFYSVGVGLAGLTGAACVVMSAYGLGALGATPLGLALVAIGVFGFAVDVQAGAPRVWTAIGTVSLLAGSWWIFPADRRVPVLALIAIVAGTVLFAVRGMASMVRSRFSTPTIGRESMIGEAAVATTAINPEGMVGLRGALWRARVSRVTPIEPGDRVKVVAIDGLVLEVAPDERPPEPTAT
- a CDS encoding WhiB family transcriptional regulator encodes the protein MRSQRAEELWQERAACKGPQAEVFFPPPHLERKDERELRERRAKAICATCPVRRPCLDYALRIREPHGIWGGLNELERKQLIPARPAG